Proteins co-encoded in one Diaminobutyricimonas sp. LJ205 genomic window:
- a CDS encoding polyphosphate kinase 2 family protein gives MNGALKVEPGFSLADIDPGSTPGFDGDKAAGEQELKDGTAELAQLQEMLFAESRSGGTRRVLLVLQGMDTAGKGGIMRHVVGAVDPQGIDHYAFKAPSDEEKKHDFLWRIKRQLPGPGMIGVFDRSHYEDVLIHRVRQLTPLHEIEQRYDLINAFESKVAASETRIVKVMLHISADQQKKRLKQRLDNPDKHWKYNPGDVDERLLWDDYQQAYQTALERTSTDTAPWYVVPADHKWYARLAVQNLLLDALRQLDLDWPKATFNVQAEKARLAAS, from the coding sequence ATGAATGGTGCGCTCAAAGTCGAGCCAGGTTTCTCGCTCGCGGACATTGATCCCGGATCGACTCCGGGCTTCGACGGTGACAAGGCGGCTGGTGAGCAGGAGCTGAAGGATGGCACCGCCGAACTCGCCCAGTTGCAGGAGATGCTCTTTGCCGAGAGCCGCAGCGGTGGCACTCGCCGGGTGCTGCTGGTGCTGCAGGGCATGGACACCGCCGGCAAGGGCGGCATCATGCGGCACGTCGTTGGGGCGGTCGACCCGCAAGGCATCGACCACTACGCGTTCAAGGCGCCGAGCGACGAGGAGAAGAAGCACGACTTCCTCTGGCGGATCAAGCGGCAACTTCCGGGGCCGGGCATGATCGGCGTCTTCGACCGCTCGCACTACGAGGACGTGCTGATCCATCGCGTGCGACAGCTAACCCCGCTTCACGAGATCGAGCAGCGCTACGACCTGATCAACGCGTTCGAGTCGAAGGTTGCGGCATCCGAGACCAGGATCGTGAAGGTCATGCTGCACATCAGCGCCGACCAGCAGAAGAAACGCCTGAAGCAGCGGCTGGACAATCCGGACAAGCACTGGAAGTACAACCCGGGCGACGTCGACGAGCGGCTGTTGTGGGACGACTACCAGCAGGCGTACCAGACCGCGCTCGAGCGCACCTCGACCGACACCGCGCCGTGGTACGTGGTTCCCGCGGATCACAAGTGGTACGCGCGCCTGGCTGTGCAGAACCTCCTGCTGGATGCGCTGCGCCAACTCGACCTCGACTGGCCCAAAGCCACCTTCAACGTACAAGCAGAGAAGGCGAGGCTCGCGGCGTCGTAA
- the ubiE gene encoding bifunctional demethylmenaquinone methyltransferase/2-methoxy-6-polyprenyl-1,4-benzoquinol methylase UbiE has product MSKEPSEVANMFDDVAHRYDRTNAVLSVGNAALWRIATVKAIDPKPGERVLDIAAGTGTSAAAIAKSGADVVALDFSRGMVDEGKRRHPEIEFIEGNAEALPFADDTFDAVTISFGLRNVQHPKTALDEMYRVLKPGGRVIICEFSKPPVAIVRASYTAYLKWIMPMVVNVTSSNSPAYGYLAESIANWPDQGTLSQWIRAAGFTRVAYRNLTVGVVALHRGRKPTDAKIRESVAKRRNALRTPPTRPTEQAT; this is encoded by the coding sequence ATGAGCAAGGAGCCCTCCGAGGTTGCCAACATGTTCGACGATGTCGCCCACCGCTATGACCGCACCAACGCGGTGCTCTCCGTCGGCAACGCCGCACTGTGGCGCATCGCCACGGTCAAGGCGATCGACCCGAAACCGGGTGAGCGGGTTCTCGACATCGCAGCCGGCACCGGAACCAGCGCCGCCGCGATCGCCAAGTCGGGTGCGGATGTCGTTGCTCTCGACTTCTCGCGCGGCATGGTCGACGAAGGCAAGCGGCGGCATCCCGAGATCGAATTCATCGAGGGCAACGCCGAGGCACTGCCGTTTGCAGACGACACCTTCGACGCCGTGACGATTAGCTTCGGGCTGCGCAACGTGCAGCATCCGAAAACCGCCCTGGACGAGATGTACCGGGTACTGAAGCCCGGCGGCCGCGTCATCATCTGCGAGTTCAGTAAGCCCCCGGTGGCGATCGTGCGGGCGAGCTACACGGCGTACCTGAAGTGGATCATGCCGATGGTCGTGAACGTGACCAGCTCGAATTCGCCCGCCTACGGCTACCTCGCCGAGTCGATCGCCAACTGGCCAGACCAGGGCACGCTCAGCCAGTGGATCCGCGCAGCAGGATTCACCCGAGTCGCCTATCGCAACCTCACCGTCGGTGTTGTCGCCCTGCACCGCGGCCGCAAACCGACTGACGCGAAGATTCGCGAGTCAGTCGCCAAGCGCCGCAACGCGCTTCGCACCCCGCCCACCCGGCCCACAGAACAGGCCACCTGA
- a CDS encoding isochorismate synthase MenF: MSDPSTPAPALTVVSETITDITPMIPRVDPQHPLVFMRRRQGVVGIGEALRLEFSGPDRMAQAAAAWKAVALAADVTDPVGLPGSGLIALGAFSFSDHSDARSVLIVPSMVIGRRDGVCWVTRVDSDAPIPEARPWGHEYEVRFADGELSGEGYATLVSEAVGRIDRHEVSKVVLARDLIGTLPPGADLRRVLAALALGYPDTHTYAVDGLIGSSPETLVRVQDGTVSARVLAGSTARGIDEASDEDAAAALATSTKDLDEHRFAVQSVLRSLAPHSRAVTSDEVPYTLKLPNLWHLATDVEGKLSGGATSLDLLQALHPTAAVAGTPTPAALSVIEELEPFDRGRYAGPVGWVGADGDGEWAIALRGAQVFGDGTVRAYAGAGIVADSDPEVELAETRMKFRPIVEAFA, encoded by the coding sequence GTGAGCGACCCGAGCACCCCAGCACCCGCGTTGACTGTGGTGTCCGAAACGATCACCGACATCACCCCGATGATTCCGCGGGTGGACCCGCAGCATCCGCTCGTCTTCATGCGCCGCCGCCAGGGCGTCGTCGGCATCGGCGAAGCACTGCGACTGGAGTTCAGCGGGCCGGATCGGATGGCGCAGGCCGCCGCCGCGTGGAAGGCCGTCGCCCTGGCCGCCGATGTCACCGACCCGGTGGGGCTGCCCGGCAGCGGGCTGATTGCGCTCGGCGCCTTCAGCTTCAGCGATCACTCAGACGCGCGAAGCGTGCTGATCGTGCCTTCGATGGTGATCGGCCGGCGGGACGGGGTCTGCTGGGTCACCCGGGTCGACAGCGATGCGCCGATTCCCGAGGCGCGTCCGTGGGGCCACGAATACGAGGTGCGGTTCGCGGACGGCGAGCTGTCAGGCGAGGGTTACGCCACCTTGGTGTCCGAGGCGGTCGGCCGCATCGACCGGCACGAGGTGAGCAAGGTCGTGCTCGCCCGCGACCTGATCGGCACGCTTCCGCCGGGCGCGGACCTGCGCCGGGTGCTCGCCGCCCTGGCCCTCGGGTACCCGGATACGCACACTTACGCCGTCGACGGCCTGATCGGCTCCAGCCCGGAGACACTCGTCCGCGTTCAGGACGGCACGGTCAGCGCCCGGGTGCTCGCCGGCAGCACCGCACGCGGCATCGATGAGGCCAGCGATGAGGATGCCGCGGCGGCACTGGCCACGTCCACCAAGGATCTGGATGAGCACCGGTTCGCGGTGCAGAGTGTGCTGCGCTCGCTCGCACCGCACAGCCGGGCGGTGACCAGCGACGAGGTGCCGTACACCCTGAAGCTGCCGAACCTGTGGCACCTGGCCACCGACGTCGAGGGCAAGCTCAGCGGCGGCGCCACCTCACTGGATCTCCTGCAGGCGCTGCATCCGACCGCGGCGGTCGCGGGCACGCCGACCCCGGCGGCACTGTCGGTCATCGAAGAGCTCGAACCGTTCGACCGCGGCCGGTACGCCGGACCGGTGGGCTGGGTGGGCGCTGACGGCGACGGCGAGTGGGCGATCGCGTTGCGCGGCGCGCAGGTGTTCGGTGACGGGACGGTGCGGGCTTACGCCGGCGCGGGCATCGTCGCCGACTCCGACCCCGAGGTCGAACTCGCCGAGACGCGAATGAAGTTCCGGCCGATCGTCGAGGCGTTCGCGTAG